One region of Bombus affinis isolate iyBomAffi1 chromosome 3, iyBomAffi1.2, whole genome shotgun sequence genomic DNA includes:
- the LOC126914336 gene encoding angiotensin-converting enzyme-like: protein MPSKWVCIIFNLIVYVVASVEDEKTRAFIKLTEFAYEDTCMSTAEAEWEFINSPSNETLSKWEDELISYASFKNLQKDEVGNISKADIRDESLQYKYDVAEKIGDALLDTEDFKSLVHFSGTIELLRLSTVHKGILNNHTRKDVERILPRGNDIRNKNTVWIAWHQELASLVKNFSVILPLVDKAAKANGVKDVKEYWELLSGYGDGYNKVEYIWNGIVDLHKKILKFVISSLSQKYDIAMNDTIPAYLLGTLQGNDWIPISVDVTPYPDLMYNIKKNLWKKKLHARTLYKIASAMSTQILSQAPQADFWKNSYFYGQCPSKLVNFCKDAVLRVSTCFEPTISNYLSTHKNVGKIVFNQLSVEDTPILNTANRYSALEEGVSELFGILAASPAWLNYTRIIDDSSNNDQNLIISLMITALNTLPRIAYYISVDMWRINAIEKNLTNPEDLISSWWQYREKYEGIKSNGSNLPTFLNDDHITNNKPYLPKLVGTMLAFQLYEYLMESTEIRYDSIVRKQININFLKMIQQGADDWMKVVNKYLEIDEISLDSLLSFFSPLEDFIDEQYEDLQYKAVTAKESELDELEKKLIMEINATTTDAPPTTTIATLKQTIKKKTEIINRKSLSRQDDKKSDINIVTNSSKDLKFKSPIYEQVEKPENRNPLQPVTTEAPFDPSLDTQGIGNDNKPKTNTSKAAWAVGAVLIGIIVICIIAIFGRQRCRKVPKNRRYV, encoded by the exons ATGCCATCAAAATGGGTTTGCATAATCTTTAATCTGATAGTGTATGTGGTTGCGTCAGTAGAAGATGAAAAGACTAGAGCTTTCATAAAATTAACCGAATTCGCTTACGAGGATACTTGTATGAGTACAGCTGAAGCGGAATGGGAATTCATCAATTCACCATCGAATGAAACATTATCAAAATGG gAAGACGAATTAATTTCTTATGCCTCCTTTAAGAACTTACAAAAAGACGAAGTTGGTAACATTTCAAAAGCTGATATCAGAGATGAATCTTTACAATACAAGTATGATGTTGCTGAAAAAATAGGCGATGCTTTATTGGATACCGAAGATTTTAAAAGC CTTGTTCATTTTTCTGGGACCATAGAGTTGCTGAGATTATCTACAGTTCATAAAGGAATTTTAAATAATCACACAAGAAAAG ATGTGGAACGTATACTGCCTCGTGGTAATGATATTAGAAATAAGAACACTGTTTGGATAGCATGGCATCAAGAACTAGCTTCATTAGTTAAAAATTTCTCTGTTATCCTACCACTTGTTGATAAAGCTGCCAAAGCAAATG GTGTCAAGGATGTTAAAGAATATTGGGAACTTTTAAGTGGATATGGTGATGGTTATAATAAAGTTGAATATATATGGAATGGGATTGTCGATcttcataaaaaaatattgaaattcgtAATAAGTAGCTTATCTCAGAAGTATGATATTGCTATGAATGATACAATACCAGCATACTTACTTG GAACCTTGCAAGGAAACGACTGGATTCCTATATCAGTTGATGTAACACCTTATCCAGATcttatgtataatattaaaaaaaatctttGGAAGAAG AAACTTCATGCAAGAACACTGTACAAAATTGCTTCTGCTATGAGTACACAAATACTAAGTCAAGCGCCACAAGCAGATTTTTGGAAAAATAGCTATTTCTATGGACAGTGTCCTTCAAAATTAGTTAATTTCTGCAAAGATGCTGTTTTGAG GGTATCTACTTGCTTTGAACCTACTATAAGTAACTATCTCTCTACTCACAAAAACGTAGGAAAGATTGTGTTCAATCAATTATCTGTCGAGGATACTCCAATACTTAATACGGCTAATCGATATTCAG CGCTAGAAGAAGGTGTGTCGGAACTCTTCGGTATTTTAGCGGCAAGTCCTGCTTGGTTAAATTACACACGTATTATCGATGACTCTAGCAATAATgatcaaaatttaattatatctcTTATGATTACTGCACTGAATACGCTACCGCGGATTGCTTATTATATATCTGTAGATATGTGGAGAATTAATGCTATTGAAAAAAACTTAACAAATCCTGAAGATTTAATATCATCTTGGTGGCAATATAG GGAAAAATATGAAGGAATCAAATCTAATGGATCTAATTTACCCACATTTTTAAATGATGATCATATCACGAACAATAAGCCATATTTGCC AAAACTAGTTGGTACAATGTTGGCATTTCAGTTGTATGAATATCTGATGGAATCCACAGAAATTAGATATGATTCGATCGTAAGAAAAcagataaatattaatttttt AAAAATGATTCAGCAAGGTGCCGATGATTGGATGAAAGTAGTcaataaatatttagaaatagaTGAAATTTCACTGGATTCGTTACTTTCATTTTTCTCGCCGCTGGAAGATTTCATTGACGAGCAGTATGAGGATCTCCAATACAAGGCAGTTACAGCCAAAGAGTCAGAATTAGATGAACTAGAAAAGAAACTAATTATGGAAATAAATGCCACGACTACTGATGCTCCGCCAACCACTACAATTGCCACTTTGAAACAAACTATAAAGAAAAAAacagaaataataaatagaaaGTCTCTAAGTAGACAGGATGATAAAAAGAGCGATATAAATATTGTGACTAATTCGAGCAAAGATTTAAAGTTTAAATCGCCTATATATGAACAAGTCGAAAAACCAGAAAATCGTAATCCACTACAACCAGTGACAACTGAGGCTCCTTTTGATCCATCACTTGACACCCAAGGCATAGGAAATGACAATAAACCAAAGACAAATACTAGTAAGGCAGCGTGGGCCGTGGGCGCAGTGCTGATAGGAATAATAGTTATTTGTATAATTGCGATCTTCGGGAGACAAAGATGTCGCAAAGTACCAAAAAATAGACGATACGTTTAA